One window from the genome of Fulvivirga lutea encodes:
- a CDS encoding RluA family pseudouridine synthase gives MENQAFEEENDDLFEHHRIVADPGQAPLRIDKFLMDRIANSTRSKIQSGIADGFVEVNGEKVKSNYKVKPADVITVSMPEPPRDTDVVPENIPLNIVYEDEHLLVVNKEAGMVVHPAYQNWSGTLVNALTYHFQNLPEMQGNEGRPGLVHRIDKDTSGLLVIAKTETAMNGLAKQFFDHSIERTYYALVWGVPKEEKGTIDINLGRSLKDRRVTVAYEDPEIGRHAITHYEILKDLRYVSLIKCNLETGRTHQIRAHMKHLGHPLFNDATYGGDKLLKGTQFSKYKSFVDNCFKIIPRQALHAKSLGFIHPVTKKTMQFDSELPQDFTEVIEKWEHYVQYN, from the coding sequence ATGGAAAATCAGGCATTTGAAGAGGAAAATGACGACCTCTTTGAACATCATCGTATTGTAGCAGATCCCGGACAAGCACCATTGAGAATAGATAAATTCTTAATGGATCGCATCGCCAATTCAACGCGCAGCAAAATACAATCAGGTATTGCAGATGGTTTTGTAGAGGTGAATGGAGAAAAAGTAAAATCTAATTACAAGGTAAAGCCTGCCGATGTAATTACGGTTTCAATGCCTGAGCCGCCACGCGATACGGATGTTGTGCCGGAAAATATACCACTTAATATTGTTTACGAAGATGAGCACTTACTAGTAGTGAATAAGGAAGCGGGAATGGTTGTACATCCAGCTTATCAAAACTGGTCGGGCACATTGGTAAATGCTTTAACGTATCATTTTCAAAACCTTCCTGAAATGCAAGGCAATGAAGGTCGCCCCGGCTTGGTACATCGAATAGACAAAGATACTTCTGGGCTTTTGGTAATAGCTAAAACCGAAACAGCTATGAACGGTCTTGCCAAACAGTTTTTTGATCACAGTATTGAAAGAACTTATTATGCTTTAGTGTGGGGGGTTCCTAAAGAAGAAAAAGGCACCATTGATATAAATCTGGGCAGAAGTTTAAAAGACAGGCGAGTAACAGTTGCTTATGAAGATCCGGAAATTGGTAGGCATGCCATTACACATTATGAAATACTCAAAGATTTGAGATATGTATCTCTCATAAAATGCAATTTAGAAACGGGTAGAACTCACCAGATAAGAGCTCACATGAAGCATTTAGGGCATCCTTTATTTAATGATGCCACTTACGGTGGTGATAAATTGTTGAAGGGAACACAGTTTTCAAAATATAAAAGCTTTGTGGATAACTGTTTTAAAATTATTCCCAGACAAGCACTGCACGCTAAATCATTAGGTTTTATTCACCCTGTTACTAAAAAAACCATGCAATTCGATAGTGAATTACCTCAGGATTTTACCGAAGTAATCGAAAAGTGGGAGCATTATGTGCAATACAACTAA
- a CDS encoding ABC transporter permease, whose translation MFKHNLLLTLRSFKRFKSSFLINLIGLTAGLVCTLLIYLWVIDELQMDQFHAKNERLFRVMEHQQYADHVMTTWSTPGLLAETLKEEIPEIEHAATTTWITSNTLSIGEHSVKADGFYVGPEFFNLFSYGLKHGDADQVLMDKKNIVISESLAEQLFETAENVVGRVVEFEHEEEFVVSGVYEGTPRHSSYQFDFVLSFEKFKDDNNWVTQWGNNGPSTFVTLVEGANAEDVSQKIAGFVKERNESSNVTLFLHQYSDLYLNGRYKNAQPDGGRIEYVRLFSLVAVFILVIACINFMNLSTARASRRMKEVGIKKAVGAKKGGLVMQYLSESILITFFSLALSIFLIWLLLPQFNEITGKQIVLEFDAKLLASLFAVLFFTGVLAGSYPALYLSGFNTVRILKGELKGSLGELWARKGLVVFQFTLSVILIVSVIVIYKQIQFVQNKSLGYNNDNIIYFGIEGKVADNKETFISELKKVPGVVNASPIGHSMIGRQNNTSGLDWEGKNPDDLILFENMRVGYDFIETMQMEMLEGRSFSKDFGADSTKIIFNEKAIEIMGFENPIGQTIKLWGDNTMEIIGVVKDFHYQSLHSEVEPAFFMLNPENTWNIMARIESGKESETLEAINDFYAAYNPGFTFDYQFLDERFQRQYAAEQRVATLSQYFAVLAILISCLGLFGLAAFTAERRIKEIGIRKALGSSATNIILLLSGDFTKLVLLAIAIALPISYYLIGMWLERFAFRIELSYWLFILAAFVSIIIAWIAVGSQAVKAANVNPAKCLRSE comes from the coding sequence TGCAAATGGATCAGTTTCATGCCAAGAATGAACGTTTATTTCGCGTTATGGAGCATCAGCAATATGCTGATCATGTGATGACAACCTGGTCCACCCCGGGGTTACTGGCAGAAACGCTAAAGGAGGAAATACCTGAAATTGAGCATGCTGCAACTACAACCTGGATAACCAGCAATACTCTTTCTATTGGCGAACATAGTGTGAAGGCTGATGGCTTTTATGTTGGCCCAGAGTTTTTTAACCTTTTTTCCTATGGCCTAAAACATGGTGATGCCGATCAGGTACTTATGGACAAAAAGAACATCGTAATTTCTGAGTCGTTGGCTGAACAATTATTTGAGACTGCTGAGAATGTTGTTGGTAGAGTAGTAGAATTCGAACATGAAGAAGAGTTTGTAGTTTCAGGTGTTTATGAGGGAACTCCAAGGCATAGCTCCTATCAGTTCGATTTTGTACTATCCTTTGAAAAGTTTAAAGATGATAATAATTGGGTAACGCAATGGGGCAATAATGGGCCAAGTACTTTTGTTACACTAGTGGAGGGTGCTAATGCTGAGGATGTTTCACAAAAAATTGCCGGTTTTGTAAAGGAAAGAAATGAAAGCTCAAATGTTACTCTCTTCTTGCACCAATACTCAGACCTCTATTTAAATGGGCGTTATAAAAATGCACAGCCCGATGGCGGGAGAATAGAATATGTAAGGCTATTCTCACTTGTTGCCGTTTTCATTTTGGTTATCGCCTGCATCAATTTTATGAATTTATCAACAGCCCGGGCTTCGCGCAGAATGAAGGAAGTAGGTATAAAAAAAGCAGTTGGGGCAAAAAAAGGTGGACTTGTAATGCAATATTTATCAGAGTCTATTTTAATTACCTTTTTCTCTCTGGCCTTATCTATCTTTCTAATATGGCTATTACTTCCTCAATTCAATGAAATTACAGGCAAGCAGATTGTATTAGAATTTGATGCGAAACTGTTAGCATCACTATTTGCAGTTTTATTTTTTACTGGGGTTTTGGCAGGCAGCTATCCTGCACTTTATCTGAGTGGATTTAATACAGTTCGTATTCTAAAAGGTGAACTGAAAGGTTCCTTGGGTGAGTTGTGGGCACGTAAAGGACTGGTTGTCTTTCAATTTACATTATCTGTGATCTTAATTGTTTCTGTAATAGTTATCTACAAGCAAATTCAATTTGTTCAGAATAAAAGCCTTGGTTACAATAACGACAACATCATTTACTTTGGAATTGAAGGAAAAGTGGCCGACAATAAAGAAACCTTTATTAGTGAATTGAAAAAAGTACCCGGTGTGGTGAATGCATCGCCCATAGGCCATAGTATGATCGGCAGACAGAATAATACAAGTGGCCTTGATTGGGAAGGAAAAAATCCTGACGACTTGATTCTATTTGAGAATATGAGAGTTGGCTATGATTTTATTGAAACTATGCAGATGGAAATGTTAGAAGGAAGGTCTTTTTCTAAAGATTTTGGAGCAGATAGTACGAAAATCATTTTTAACGAGAAGGCAATTGAAATTATGGGTTTTGAGAATCCGATAGGTCAAACAATAAAATTATGGGGAGATAACACCATGGAGATTATTGGAGTGGTTAAAGATTTTCATTACCAATCGTTACATAGCGAAGTAGAACCTGCCTTTTTTATGTTAAATCCTGAAAACACATGGAACATTATGGCCAGAATTGAGTCTGGAAAAGAAAGTGAAACACTTGAAGCTATTAATGACTTTTATGCGGCATATAATCCTGGTTTTACATTTGATTACCAGTTTTTGGATGAACGATTTCAAAGGCAATATGCCGCAGAACAAAGAGTGGCAACCTTATCACAGTATTTTGCTGTGTTGGCCATTTTGATCTCTTGCTTGGGGTTGTTTGGTTTAGCTGCCTTTACTGCCGAACGCAGAATCAAAGAAATTGGAATTCGAAAGGCATTGGGTTCCAGTGCTACAAACATTATTCTGTTACTCTCAGGCGATTTTACAAAGCTCGTTTTACTAGCGATTGCTATAGCATTACCAATCAGTTATTACCTAATAGGAATGTGGCTAGAGCGTTTTGCTTTTAGAATAGAACTAAGCTACTGGCTATTTATACTTGCCGCGTTCGTTTCTATCATTATCGCATGGATTGCTGTGGGTTCTCAAGCTGTTAAAGCGGCTAATGTTAATCCAGCCAAATGTTTAAGGAGTGAGTAG